The genomic window GTACGAGGCCCGGGCGGCGATGAAGCCGGAGAGCCAGGCGGCGGGGAGTTTGCCCCAGACTTCGACGGCGGCGAGCACCGTGTAGTGGGTCGCTCCGATCTTTCGGTCCACCCGGCTCATCATGTAGGCGAACATCGCCGTGGTGAGCGCGCCGCCGAAGAGGTGCTCGAAGCAGGTCACCGCGAGGATCCGCTCCGGCGTCGGATCGACCTGGGTCAGCCACCACTCGCCGGCCACCGGCAGGGCGCGCGCCACGGCGCACCAGCCGACGAGGCGCAGGAGCGGCATGCGCCGCGCGAGGAGGCCCCCTCCCACCGAGCCGGCGATCGAGCAGAGCATGCCCCAGGTTCCGACCCAGAGCCCGATCTGCGCTTCGCGGTAGCCGGCGTCGACGAGGAACGGCTTGAACATCGTGTCCGCCATCGACTCGCCGAGCTTGTAGGTGCCGATGAAGAGGATCAACCAGCCCGCACCGGAACTGGTCAGCGCCCGGCGCAAAGTGGCGAGGATCTCGCCCACGCGACGGTGCTCAGCTGGACCCGCTCTCCCCGCGGGCTCCCCTGGCTCCCCTGGCTCCCCTCGCTCCGATACCGCGCGCCGGGCGACGACCGCGTTCTCGTCCCAGGAGAGCGTCACCAGCAGCGACATCGCCACCAGCCCGGCCATGCTGACGAAGAGCCCGGACCAGCCGATCGTCCCGCTCGCCCAGACGAGAAGCCCCCCGCCGGTCAGCATCCCCGCCTTGTAGCCGACCACCTGCGCGACGTTGCCGTGGCCGAGCTCGCGGGTCGACAGGACGTCGACCGCGAAGCCGTCGACCGCGATGTCCATCGTCG from Thermoanaerobaculia bacterium includes these protein-coding regions:
- a CDS encoding MFS transporter: MLWTLYFVQGLPFGFQATALPVYLRSAGMTLEGVGLATALALPWSLKPLWAPLIDRYGNARFGRRKSWILPLQALLAVTCFAAAKVPPSEGLAPILWLVLTMNLLAATMDIAVDGFAVDVLSTRELGHGNVAQVVGYKAGMLTGGGLLVWASGTIGWSGLFVSMAGLVAMSLLVTLSWDENAVVARRAVSERGEPGEPGEPAGRAGPAEHRRVGEILATLRRALTSSGAGWLILFIGTYKLGESMADTMFKPFLVDAGYREAQIGLWVGTWGMLCSIAGSVGGGLLARRMPLLRLVGWCAVARALPVAGEWWLTQVDPTPERILAVTCFEHLFGGALTTAMFAYMMSRVDRKIGATHYTVLAAVEVWGKLPAAWLSGFIAARASYATLFAVATVLSIAFLALLAPLARSRAVARRPPPT